The window GGCTTTGTGCTTGactctggtcatggtctcagggtcatgaaatcaagccagTGTTGAGTCTGCTTGTTTCTTTccatccccctctgcccttcccctcgcTCAGGGGTGCTTACATGAGTACTCTCCCCCTTTCAGAtgagtaaaaacttaaaaaaaaaaaagtgtgttgaGACACAAACTTTAATCAgtcatttcttttcatatattttattctgatgAAGTTACAAAAGTAGATacaaaatactttctttaaaagtACAATTAACTGACTTAGAAAAATAGATAAAGCTCCTAAAggtttaaaaatacaacataaattttcatgtaaagaacacttaaaaatattttagatggtAACCAGGACTAACTTATGCAAACTATTTTTGATGTAGtccaaacaaaaatgttttacaaaaaaacCTATAGCACACTGGTAATCCATTTGGATTTACAGAATACTTGTTTGGAATGgaatttgagaatgagagaaaacCCTAGTGGATTTCAATGCAGTTGCTTCAATAAAGTCACTGTTATCACAGATAATATCATCCCTCTAAGCCTTTTATAGTCCGAAATATCAAAATCTAATGTGAATACACAGGATGACTGACGGACTATTTTCCCTCTTTGCCAGAATTCTACAATAGAAAGAATCAAATCCACACACTGAACTGGTATCAGGAAAAAATAACATCCCTGTTGAAAGGGCTCAGCCAGCATTTGTCAGGGCAGGGTTCTCTGGCAGGAGACCATCTCCTGTGGCCAGGAAGGTAACACAAACACCAGGACTACTGCTGCTCAGAAATAGATTTCTAAGACTTGTGCTCTTTGGGGCTGATTTGTTTATGCTGATGAGATAATGATATGACGTTCAGAAGCTCCACTTCTAGTATAACCTCACTGTTCAGAGAGAAAGCCAATGGTATCATCAGAAAACTTCAACAATGTTTGCAAAAGTTAAAATCACCAGTGGATTGTTCCCCTTGCCACTGCACTGCTAGGAAGGCTTTCCTTTTGCTGTCAAAGTCATGAGTATAGATTTGCATTTCTCAAATAGGCAGCTACCGAAGCTAGGGCTATACAAGTCTAAGATGGAACTATCTGTTGCTGGCAGCCCTCTAAAAATCACTTTATTCACAGTCTGGAGAATAAAGGAGACATTTGGctatcaaaacaaaaaccatagttATGAGTAAGTttcaatatttaaacaaaaatctgCACATCGTGGTCCAATAGTTTTTTAATGGCCTAGCAACTAGGCACCACAGAACTACCTGCATAATTTAGCAAGCACTCTTCATGACTGTACCCGGAGGGAGGAGCAGTGGTCAGACATTGACAGGAGGTCAGTGGGGCTGACTTAGAGGGGCAGGGAATGTGGTATACAGGCAGACCTCAGGCACAGAGAGATAAGTCACAAGGAAGACGAGTCCAAGACAGTTGGATTTCTTCCAACTCTTCTCAAAGGCTGCTCTCTAGCCTGGTCAGGAGGGCCtcatcctctccccttcctctagTTTTCTTGCTCTCTACTCTCTGGCTTTAGATGTTAACAAGTAGTGTTAACGTAATGGTTAGGTGCATTGTTAGTTAAGCCTGATTAGCCTGGGAGCCTGGtaatgtgttattattttttaaaaaggatattctGAGTCTCAAATTAccaaaaacttttttatttatgtctAGCATGTGACCATCTTTGGTTTATTTTGGGAGGGAGTCACAAAGAGAGGATTTCTATCActgaaaataaatggagaaaagtgAGAACTCCTTTAAGAATCATGTGAAATATGAGTAATGATGGAAAGTACAACCCTAGTTGAAAAAGAAGATTTCATTCCTTGAAGACTTAATTAAAGCCAAAGTCTAGAGAAACCTGCTTTCTTGTTCATAAATGAtcaacacaaacacacagaacTCCTGACAGGTACCTTTGGATAAGCTTAAAACATGGACTGTGGGATGTTTCagagggcttttctttttttttttacaaggggttatcacactttttcttttttttttttttaaacaggctctattaccatgcagggagcctgacgtggcactggatcctgggtctccaggaccacaccctgggctgaaggcagcgctaaactgctgagccacccgggctgcccctatccCACTTTTTAATTCCTGGACAATGATGTATGGTTTCAAcctaaataaaatagatgaaaattttGTTTCCTGTAAAATTCTGTATATCTCGATATGAAATTGAGTTATTATAAAAATGGAGTTCCTAagcaattcttttctttatacttaagtggactaataaaaataaatttaaaaacctaaccAATCTAACCTTTTATTAAAGCCACCAAGGGTGTTGGTGAGCACTCTGCAAAAATCCCAGGTATGAAATCATACAGAATGCTGATGGACTTCAAGCAATACCAGCTGGGCAATTTGGCGTTATACCTCTGCCCAGTACATTCTTGACAGGTAGCTGGCGTTTACTAAATCTTAGAAACCTAATAAAAATTAGACCTTTTATTTCACTAAcagggaagacttttttttttttaaccccaatAGAAATAGAAGAATTTCAAGTTTTGATACAAAAACAATTATAACAGGATTAAGTACAACCTTTGACTACTCACAGAATGAAGTAAGAATTTATActtatttctcccattttgtttcctttacacacacacacacacacacacacacacacacactagcacACCAAACTTTAAATTGtgttataaaatgtatataccttCAAGGTTTTTTATTATGGTCTTCCTTAAGTTTTATCAATGAAGTTTGGGCATTTCTACATTACTCTTAACTAAGTCTCCAGTCAcgataaaaacaaaaagaagtaattcttgtttttgttttaaaggacaCACAAAATAATCAAGTACTCTGAGtactttctcccattttcttctcCGGGATTTCAAGGGCTCTGaaaaacaacatgaatgaaaataGTGGTTCTGAGACCTAaatttgtcataatttttttgagttttctttttctcagacaAAAGCTACCtattaaaattaatctaaatgaagcatttcaaaataaaaatgtacaagatTACCTTACATgccttaagaaaattatttctgatatACATACTCCTAAAACTTTAGATAGTTTTATGTgaataaaattccaaataaagattaaaaataaagtcattttagaAATAACTCTGGTTACTCCCATACCATATGGGTCATATGAGGATTTAAACTGTAATCAcggattttgaaaaaataaacatatatatatattcttatctaTAAAAACACTAGCATACAAACTTTAAAACGTTATCCAAAGTAACACACAAATGTTCTAAATCTtaaggaaacttaaaaacaacctcttctatttgtaaataaaagcagaatagaACTGATCTGATTGTGTTATTAGGTAATTTGTTCTGGAAACTTGTTAATAAAGTATTGGTGGAAAGTCTCAATAGCCATTATATGCTGTCATGTGACACAAtcattttcttcagtaaaataagtaaactaaTAGACTACATGTTAGCCATCACATATGATAACCAAGTATAACTCTGACAATAACAAGAGTGGTCACACAGTGCCTCAGATTTAGCTGTATCTTGAATTTCTCACTGAAGTGATTAGGCCAATCTACCTTGGGACAATTTTATCAGTAGACACAAACTACAGgtgtcttttttcctattttcttaaagTCTGTATCACTAGTTTATCACAGATAGCAATAAGATAGCTCTAGCAGATGAAGCAAGAGGGCAACTGTATTCTAGAAAAAACATTTATCTGTCTTTCGATCCAAGCTTCTCAATTAATTCCTGAAGAGGTGCCAACTCACGCCTATCAATCAGATTAAACtcctaaaaagagaagaaaagcaaaattttaaaataggcctaaaattaaaattccataaaTGTCTTCAGAGAAGGGATTCCCAACCCTGGTtttccaaaatccaaaaaaaaaaaaaagatgacatgatCTCTCTGAACTTTCTAAAATGGGatcatttttacacattttttaaaatacaagagaCTTACCAAATAAGCAACTGTATGTATTAGCATGATCCTCACTgtgtaaaacattaaaattaaaattgtatatatgttTGCATTTACATGGAAATTATCTTAACCTAACACAATGAACTTGAGAGTGGCCACCTTCCTGGGCAGTGGACCTTTGTCTTTCATAGGTCTATACCATACCTACATCTATACTATGTCTACATCTATACTATAGCCCTACTACAACTCTGTCCTTTATCTGTATCTAGATCCACtgtgtatctgtatctatataccTGCATCAGCACCTATACTCTATCTACATCCATGCCATGCAACAACCTCAGAAGGCAGACACAGAAGAGCACAGTACATTTTCCTCTGTGTGGCACAATATAATTGAAATACACAGTATCTACTATAAAACTACTGGcttttctgtcaaaaaaaaaaaaaacacagctatCTGGGTAGGCATATATACATTTTGCATATAGAATTATGTATCTCTAAAGTTGCTAAAGGAGTACCaattctttaatatctttttcaaaCAATGccaattattttgattttaaagagTTCCCATTCCAATAAAGGGCCCATAAGGTAAAAAGCCACATCTTTGAAGGAGATGGTCCTTTTTAAGTTTCTAGCTGCTGACTTCATAAGACTTGACCTGAAATGAGACTTCTGGAAACTTAAACCAAGACAGCAGCTAACAAGTTCTTCCAAAAGTTTCTCTCCTACACATAGACATCTTATAAATAACCCAACTGCAGACATTTTCCCATAGCGTCCCTTCATGGAGCAGGAGGAAATGGACAAGCTATCCTGGGGTTTTGGTGCTCCCTGTCCTATCCTAACCAGAGAACTGGCAGGGCAGCCAGAGGCAGACGGCCTAAAATGGGGGTGATGCTCTCTCTGTTGTGATGCCCACTAATGAAATAAACAACATGGAAAAGTGAAAAGAGAGACCTCTGCTCATACTTTGCTCTACATCTATAAATTAGACAACTCTATAAATTGCTCTAAATTAAAATTACCAAATGAGACCAAGTCAAAGGACAAAGAAGTGAACATGGTTCAACTTAcctgaacaaagaaaataaagtgctTAAAGGAGGTGTTGAGGTGGGCCTCCTCTTGCAGCTGCATCACAGAATCAAAGTGCTGGTGATAAATATGGGCATAAACCCGGAAGAGACGCTTCAGAATGGTCTTTGCCACAGACATAAAGTTTTTGGGAAATGGGACACCTGTAATCAAACACACATATCTATCAATTGGTCTTTTATCTAATTGAACAGCAGAAAGTTTAGAAGCTGCCATAAGCCAACACATGCATGTAAGCATGTGTGACACAAATGCacacatttacaaatataaacctattttccatatacattttttaaaagagagaaaaaaccccaaacataaggatgcctgggtggctcagcagttgagcatctgcctttggctcagggtgtgatcctggagccctgggatcgagtcccatatcgggctccctgcatggagcttgcttctccctctgcctgtgtctctgcctctctctctctctctctctcatgaataaataaataaaatctttaaaacaaacaaacataagtATAGAGGTATTCTCACGTAGCACACTATTTTTGTCTGCCTTAGAAGAACAGGCACAGGCATTAGGTTTATAAGATGCTGCTGAATCCaagttaaaataaacataattttagcTGTTTAGTACTTGAGAGTTTCTTAATATTAAATGCAAGTATTTtgactataaataaaaatttttgtaatgcttaattctaaaaataaattttacacacacacattcaacaAGGAATGAAAactaagcaaaaggaaaagacattATAAACTACTGACTATGGACAAAAAGTATTTTATCTTCTGAATTACTCTGAAAaccacttttctttcttaaattagGAGTCTGcaactttttatcttttcaaagtgctattttcattttcctgcaaTACAAGATAGGGACAAATTTCCTGAAAAAGGGAGGAAGAGCACCTCActattttgcaaagaaaataaacGCTTCCTTAGGAAAGAACCAGGAAAGGGTTTGGTAATCTCTCTCCAGTGGTTCACTGGGGATGTGACTGTTCATATTCCTGAGAATTCCAGCTGACATGATCAAAGTCTTGGGAAAAAGGGACAGGAGAAAGACAATACAAGTGGCACGGAGTACAGTGTATGAACATATAAGAGGGCATCAGCTTCCAAAATAACCCAGATCAGATAGCCTTAAAGGTTATTCCACAACACTactcaagaaacatttttttcttcaatctttcAGAAAACAAGGGTTAAAacactttctcctttcctgtatttaaatttatttcttaactaGTCCTTAAAAGCCTGGAATTTAGTGTATTTTGCTCTTGCAAGCTAATTTTTCTGATCCCCCCATCCCCAATCTTGGCTAACAactgatatttacatttttaaaaactttcttcctttcctttccttatttctatttgtctatttctttatttatggtAAGCTCTACACCTAagatgaggcttgaactcatgatctcccaagatcaagaattgcatgctccaccaacggagccaaccagatgcccccaACAACTAGCatttcaaacattattctggaacCTGTAGGCATGTTTTTCTGGACTAGGGTCTTACGCTTGCATATTGaacacggattttttttttttttttaagattttatttatttattcttgagagagcgagagagacagacacaggcagagggagaagcaggccccatgcagggagcccaatgtgggactcgatctcgggtctccaggatcacgccctgggccaaaggcaggcactaaaccactgagccacctgggctgccctgaacatGGGTATTTAAGTCAAACTCCTCTCAGAATTTACAAATATGCATCTTGTTAACAAAAGGAACAGTAATAATTTGGTTAGTTCAAAATGAGTAATTAACAGTTCTAACTAGTAAGAATAAATAACTGGCAGAAATAAGATGTGGTTAATAGCCTAATTGAGGGGGGAAAGAATTCCAGAACATAGGCTAGATTACTGAAGAATGGAAagctgagaaaataataaaattttaagtattctttgtctttcataagtgggatattttaatgaataaaatgatagAAGTAATTTGTCTTAAATCAAGCACTTTCCAAGCTGAACTGAACAGAAATATTCAAGCACAGTCAATATACAATAAAGaatccataaaaaaggaaataaaagatttaataataaaacagaaaacccGACGAACAGCAAAGACCTGGTGTAACATGATACAAGTTTTTCTCCCAAGAGAGCCACTGATTAGGTCACAAAAAGGAATCTGCTGTGGTCTGAATATGTGCATCCCCTCAAAATTCCCATGTTGAAAGCCTAACCACCTAGGTGATGctattaggaggtggggctcaGAGGTGATTCAGTCACAAGGGCAGAGCCTTCAtaaatgggattaatgcccttataaaagagaccccagagaactTGTGCGGGCTCCTTCTACCAAGTGAGGACGAAGTGAGAAATCAGCAGTCTGCAACCCAAAAGTGGGTTTTCACAAGACCTGACtgtgctggcaccttgatcttggacttccagccttcagaactgagAAGTTTCTCTTCACGAGCCATCCAATCTCTGGTAGTTTTGTTATTATAGCAGCACGAACAGAAAAGACAATCCAACATGTCATTTGTAAGACAcactcaaaatgaaaatgaaaagattgaaCTCATCCATAAATACCGATGACAAAATCTTAatcaaaatatcagcaaaaaaaaaaaaaaaaaaatcagcaaataaaaaatactcttccagtaaaacattaaaaaacaaacaacacggAGTAAACTTTATGGTAACCAACAGACACTGGGAAAGTATCATAAAACTCAACAACCacacctgatttttaaaagattcacatACGTCTAACCAAAAGTAAGATTCCTGCTTAATGCTGAAGTACTAGAAGCACCTGCATAAAAGtaaggaaacaagaaaaggaCGTCCTGCCATATCATCTCCATTACTCAGCACTACTCTGGGGCAAGTAGGTACGAGTTACACAAGAAGCATCCCGATCAGAAAGGAAGAGGCAAAATTAATATTAGCCTAATATGATGTGATTGAATActtaaaaactcaagaaaaccAACCCAAAACAACTGAAACAATAAGAATCTGATGGccaatttatttggaaattttatataaaaaatcaatAGCTTTTTCTACATACTAAACAATAACCATTTGGAAGCCAGgtatcatttttattgatattatatatattatatatatattatacacaaaaagtctagaaataaacttaagaaaCTTGAAGGATTAACATatagctaaactgctgagccacccaggctgcccaagaataaagatttaaatgtaaaaataaaaccacaaaagtactaaatgaaaataaggaccaatatttttataatctcgAAGTAGGGAAAATCTTTCTAATCATTGTATTAAAATCCACACaatgtaaaggaaaaattaatagaacaaaataagaaaGTTATATACAAGCAACAATACCTCATGAACAAAATAAGACATATGGCAATCAAGGAAAAAACACATATGACATTTATGTCAGAGCTAATCTTACCAAAGgataggaacagaaaaaaaatgagtaaaaaatgaGGAGCCAACTGCAGTATTAGTGAAGAAACATGGGCAGATACTGGTTACAATCTTTCTGGAGAGGAATTTGGCAGTCttcattacaattttttttaaaagtaatagtaTTAAAAagtgcaacaacaacaacaacaaaaaaaaaaaaaaaaaaaaaaagtgcaacatATTTAtcagttaaaaaggaaaacaatacaaCATTAACTCACCAATCTTAGAAGGAAAAAGAGTTTCATCATCAAGCTGATCCTGAACCCAAGTCATCAAATAGTCAATGTATTTTGGTGCAGAACATTTGATTGGCTTTTTAATATTAGTACCATCTGCCCAGTGATATTCGTATCTGGAGAGAAAAAGGTTTTACTGATAGTtttcaaaaacagtaacaaatgtaCAACTTGTAATCAAAGTAGGTCTACATTTTGTCAATAGAAGTTACATATAACTTTAGCAAATTACCTCAAGTTCTACTGAAGATCACTCAGATTTccctatagaatttttttttaaagatttatttattcattcatgacagagagagagaaagagagagaggctgagggagaagaaggctccatgcagggagcccaacgcaagacttgatcctggatctccaggatcacaccttgggccaaaggctgttgctaaacccctgggccactggggctgccctatttttttttttcccctacagaaTTATCCTGAAATAGGATAGGTATAattagaagagaaagggaggataATGTGGCAGCTGACAGTGCCAAAATGGATGTTTTAACACAGCCCTGGGAATAATAAAGGAACACACATTCCTGGCAGAGGGTGCTAAGGGCTGGTGAGAGACTGATGGGATATGCCTCATATCCTACAACAGCTGGCCATCAAGGTATCAACAATACAGTCAAGATTATAAGATTGTTTCCTGGAGAGGGTACTAAAGAAATACCCTTAGGCACGCATCTTTTTCACCTTTCCTTTGCTGAGCTAGAATGCATAATAAGACTTCTGCAAAACTTCACTGTGTGAAGCATTTAAGCCGTTAATAAGTTTgtcttatttactttatttaaatttcttctaaGGAAGGTTCAGGAAtaacaacacaaaataaaaacatccctTCAAAATACTgtaattagaaatagaactagaAACTCATTGGagaccttttctttcctttataccTACAGCATATTCAGGGAAGACAATTTTTTCCCAAGGGGTAAATGTCTTAATACCATGTATCCCCATATAAAATTAGTCATTTATTATCAGAAAAAGAGACTGGAAAGAAGAAACACTAAAACATTAATCCTATCACACCTTGATGTGTGTGATAACACACATTAACGTTATGGGTGATAAAGTGTTCCatgtttcttaatatttaagatttattataatcaaatttcttatttatttgagagagagagagaaggctcaagtgcatgcatgagcagggcgggggtggggggtagagggagaggaatcctcaagcagactcctcattgagcacagagtcagatgtggggctcaatcccatgaccctgagttcatgaccttagccaaaatcaagagtcagccacttaaccaattgagccacccaggtgcccctagtcaaATTTTTTCAGTCTAGCATCTTTAAGCCAGATAATTAAAGCAGCACAACTTGGAAATAATTAACACTAAATAAGCACAAGGAAAAAACCTGAACATTCATTACTATAATGCAATTAAATACTAAGTACCACATACCAAAGTATTTAATAAGAAGTAAAAGCTTATAAGGGAAGTATTCAGGAACTCATAAAATTGAACTGCTTGTAcaaaagtaaatagataaaaaaatatataaaggctttattatttaatttatatcaaTTACTGATTAGCTTTATTTAGCATTTCAAATGCCTATATAAAAGGCAGTATATGTACCTGGGACCTGCAGACATGACTGGACAGCTTGCTTCTGTGCAGAATTCTGTAATAGTTCCATATAGCATGTTGATCTGGTTGAAGAAATCCACAGCTGGAAAGGTAATAGCAGAATTGTGTTAAAATGTTTGTGCCACCACAATAAAACATCAGACCTCTCAgttgaaagaaaaatggacaatGCTTCAAGTTCTTGTAAAATCCTCAATAGATTCGATAATACAGGGGTAGTGCAAATTCCCTTCTCTTTTTAAGTTGTCACACttaacttttaatatatattcacttTAATACAGTAAGCTTTTAGCCAGCATAGAacagcaggaaaataaaatcttggcaGTAATTCTAACTTAATAGTGACTATTAAGttattagaatatataatttGATTATATCCAAGGGAATGAAAATAtccatcacttctttttttttttaatattttatttattcattcatgagagacacagaaagaaagagaggcacagatacaggcatagggagaagcaggctccatgcagagagcccaacatgggactcgatccagggtctccaggatcatgccctgggcagaaggcggcactaaaccgctgaaccacccaggctgccctatccaTCACTTCCTATTGATCTGAACCAGACTATACCATTTGTGTCAGAAAAAAGCAGAGAATATTGTAGAATATACTGTGAAGGAGAAGGTGTATCAGCTGTATCAACaggcatttaaaatatcttttcagggatccctgggtggcgcagcggtttagcgcctgcctttggcccagggcgcgatcctggagacccgggatcgaatcccacgtcaggctcccggtgcatggagcctgcttctccctctgcctatgtctctgcccctccctctctctctctctctctgtgactatcataaaaaaataaaattaaattaaaaaaaatcttttcgtAAAAAACCTGAAGCCTAACGCATATTGAAGATATAAAAAggatatgggggaaaaaagggacaTGGAATAATGTCCCTTGCCTTGGAGACTCCAGCTGACTAAAGGGACAAAACTGAAAAGAATCATAAACGCAACACATATGAGTTCAGAGAAAAGGCAGCATCCTGAGGGGCTGTGGCAGTCAGGGAACACTTCCTATAGGAGCTTC of the Vulpes lagopus strain Blue_001 chromosome 5, ASM1834538v1, whole genome shotgun sequence genome contains:
- the MOB1A gene encoding MOB kinase activator 1A isoform X1, which translates into the protein MSFLFSSRSSKTFKPKKNIPEGSHQYELLKHAEATLGSGNLRQAVMLPEGEDLNEWIAVNTVDFFNQINMLYGTITEFCTEASCPVMSAGPRYEYHWADGTNIKKPIKCSAPKYIDYLMTWVQDQLDDETLFPSKIGVPFPKNFMSVAKTILKRLFRVYAHIYHQHFDSVMQLQEEAHLNTSFKHFIFFVQEFNLIDRRELAPLQELIEKLGSKDR
- the MOB1A gene encoding MOB kinase activator 1A isoform X2, which gives rise to MSFLFSRSSKTFKPKKNIPEGSHQYELLKHAEATLGSGNLRQAVMLPEGEDLNEWIAVNTVDFFNQINMLYGTITEFCTEASCPVMSAGPRYEYHWADGTNIKKPIKCSAPKYIDYLMTWVQDQLDDETLFPSKIGVPFPKNFMSVAKTILKRLFRVYAHIYHQHFDSVMQLQEEAHLNTSFKHFIFFVQEFNLIDRRELAPLQELIEKLGSKDR